A genomic window from Cyanobacteria bacterium FACHB-DQ100 includes:
- a CDS encoding type II toxin-antitoxin system HicB family antitoxin produces the protein MTTFTALVERDTDTNLYVGHIPGFPGAHSQDETLNELRENLREVIEMLLEDEQVAFVFK, from the coding sequence GTGACAACATTCACCGCCCTAGTAGAGCGAGATACTGACACTAACCTCTATGTAGGTCACATTCCTGGCTTTCCTGGAGCGCATTCTCAAGATGAAACATTAAATGAATTACGCGAGAACTTGCGAGAAGTGATAGAGATGCTGCTCGAAGATGAGCAAGTTGCCTTTGTCTTCAAATAA
- a CDS encoding SMI1/KNR4 family protein — protein sequence MSRYQERIESFTGYCVCDDCKTPTEEQLQAVEREIGAVLPADYREFLTHYGGYAAYSGSLSSRILKAFPGADFIGEEVPVNVFLGIKEDSSGAYDLLSTYYCFRERMPFNFLPIAIDLLGNMICLAVSGEDQGSVYYWDRECEEDVDEGEEPGYSNVYLLAISFDEFINMLQFEREEE from the coding sequence ATGAGCAGATATCAAGAGCGAATAGAATCTTTCACAGGTTATTGTGTGTGTGATGACTGTAAAACTCCTACTGAAGAGCAGCTTCAAGCGGTTGAACGTGAAATTGGTGCAGTTCTACCCGCAGATTATCGTGAGTTTCTCACTCACTATGGCGGTTACGCTGCTTATAGTGGTTCACTTAGCTCGCGCATTCTCAAAGCATTTCCAGGAGCAGACTTCATAGGTGAGGAAGTTCCAGTAAATGTCTTTCTTGGAATTAAAGAAGATTCATCAGGTGCTTACGATCTTCTCAGTACCTATTACTGTTTCAGAGAAAGAATGCCTTTCAACTTCCTGCCAATTGCAATTGACCTTCTGGGTAACATGATTTGTCTAGCGGTTTCAGGTGAGGATCAAGGTTCTGTCTACTACTGGGATCGTGAGTGTGAAGAAGATGTCGATGAAGGTGAAGAGCCTGGATATTCCAATGTTTACCTACTTGCTATATCTTTTGATGAGTTTATCAATATGCTCCAATTTGAGCGAGAGGAAGAATGA
- a CDS encoding DUF4079 domain-containing protein, whose translation MGTNLSETLEPIAQFFRSLNLPEPIIHWGHPVMMGIVVLVMGGYSAWAGWRGRLAEDKEVALKNRADHRKLMPLVVLFMTLGATGGILSLVMQKKSILESPHFLTGMVVLGLLYLNGAVSLAGFGGNKPGLRLFHAYLGTAIAGIVLLHGVFGIMLGLSI comes from the coding sequence ATGGGTACAAACTTGAGTGAAACGCTGGAGCCGATCGCGCAATTTTTTCGCTCTTTGAATTTGCCAGAACCGATCATTCATTGGGGACATCCGGTGATGATGGGAATTGTGGTTTTGGTGATGGGAGGCTATTCGGCTTGGGCTGGATGGCGGGGACGGTTAGCAGAAGATAAGGAAGTGGCGTTAAAGAATCGGGCGGATCACCGGAAGCTGATGCCGTTAGTTGTGCTGTTTATGACGCTGGGAGCAACGGGCGGAATCTTGTCGCTGGTGATGCAGAAGAAGTCGATTCTAGAGAGTCCGCATTTCTTGACTGGGATGGTGGTGTTGGGATTGCTCTATTTGAATGGAGCGGTTTCGCTGGCGGGATTTGGAGGCAATAAGCCGGGGTTGAGACTGTTTCACGCTTATTTAGGTACTGCGATCGCTGGAATCGTTTTGCTTCATGGTGTATTTGGCATTATGCTCGGACTCTCGATCTAA